The Coregonus clupeaformis isolate EN_2021a chromosome 3, ASM2061545v1, whole genome shotgun sequence genome includes a region encoding these proteins:
- the LOC121542492 gene encoding small integral membrane protein 19: protein MAMGGHGVMANEESLDYSVHEAWNEATNVYLLVILVSFGLLMYARKNKRKIMRIFALPPTAGATTEPNFYDSLQKVRLRQQLEMYSFARKFDQQQHQCQSESVQLSME, encoded by the exons ATGGCAATGGGCGGTCATGGGGTGATGGCGAACGAGGAATCTTTGGATTACTCCGTCCACGAGGCGTGGAACGAGGCCACCAACGTCTATTTGCTCGTCATTCTGGTTAGCTTCGGACTGCTGATGTACGCTAGAAA AAATAAGAGGAAGATCATGAGGATATTCGCTCTGCCGCCTACCGCTGGAGCCACTACCGAACCCAACTTCTACGACAGTCTGCAGAAAGTGAGACTGCGTCAGCAGCTGGAGATGTACTCCTTTG CGAGGAAGTTTGACCAGCAGCAGCACCAATGCCAGAGTGAAAGTGTTCAGCTCTCTATGGAATGA